From the genome of Verrucomicrobiales bacterium:
CCCGGCACTCACAACGAAACCCCTCCATCTTGCACCCAAATCATCTTCAACGGATGCATCGTCGAGCAGACAATTCTGTGCTACTTGCCTTACTAAGATAAACGCTAGTACGGTCGATTTGTGGGACCCGCGAGACTTTCTGCCATACATTCTTCACTGTCATTTTGACGGGAAGTAAGAGACTCCCATAACGGAGATCGGAATCGTGCTTTTGGACTGACGGCGTTGCAAAAGCAAAAGGCTAACACCTTTACATCGCCTTCGCTCCGTGCGTCCTGAGGCCTCAAGGGCTAGTTCCTTCAGCGTCGATGAACTCCACTCGGTCAGGACAGCTAAAGGCAATCCCCAAGCAGGTTAGTTTTTACTCTTGGCAACTCCCACAACGCGTTTTCCGAATCGAAGCATGAGCGTAGGCATCAGGAATAGATTCAGGAGTGTCGATGTCACGAGCCCGCCGAGAATGACCACAGCCATCGGGTATTCAATCTCGTGCCCAGGGATATTCCCCTTTATCACCAAAGGCAGGAGCGCCAGCGCAGCACACGAAGCTGTCATGAGGATAGGTGTGAGCCGCTCCTCGGCTCCTCGCAAAATGAGTGGAATACCAAATGACTGAGATTCCACCTGCTCCAGGTGGCGATAGTGGCTTAACAGCATGATCCCATTACGGGCGGCTATCCCTAATACGGTGACAAATCCGACCATCGACCCCAATGATAGCCCCCCTCCAGAAAGAAATGCGCCGGCAACACCTCCGATGAGAGCGAAGGGGAGAGTGAGTCCCAGCAGTAACACCAGCCACATGGAACGGAAATCCACATGGAGCAGAATCAGAATCCCAAGCACGGAACAGGCGCCGAGCCAGAGGAGGCGGCTACGCGAGCTCTGCCGGGCCGCATATTCCCCGAGGAATTCCGGATGATACCCTTGATCAAAGGACAGACCCAAGACTCGGGATTGAATTTCCCGGGCCACTGTGCCGAGGTCCGATCCCGCTACGTTGCAGGTCACATCGATGCGGCGAGAGGCATTCTCCCGTTTGATTTCATTCGGGGTCGGGGCAATCTCGAGATCCGCCAGATCGCCCAGCGGGACATGAGCGCCCGAGGGGGTTTCAATGGCTATTTCTCGCAAGGATTGAAGGTCGCTTCGGACCTGCTCAACGCCCCACACTGTGACATCAAACGATTTTTGATCTCGGTAGACTTCCCCTACCTTGGTGCCCTTGATCAGAGTCGTAGCGGCTCGACGAATGTTCCCGGGAGTTAGACCGAAGCTGGCAGCCACCTCCGTCTTGACCCGGATTTGGATGTGAGGAACTAAAATTTGTGGCTCAACCTTCAGATTCACGACACCCTTGATGCCGCTAACCGACCGGTTAATCTCCTGGGCCTTTTCCCGCAATACTTGCATGTCGGGCCCATAGAGGCGCACTACGACGGTGGCGCTCGCCCCGGTCAACACCTCCTTGATGCGTTCCTTGAGATACGTCAATAGGTCACGATAGAGTCCAGGATAGCCGTCCACGATTTCCTGGATTTTTGCTACGGTGGGGTCGTAGTCCACGGAGGGATCGAGACTGATCCAGAGCTCCGTAAAATTGGGTCCCACCACTTCATCGGCGACTTCAGCGCGTCCAATGTGGGATCCAAAGTTGCGCACCCCGGGAACCGTCCGAAGCTCCTTGCTGACGCTGACTGTGATCCTGCGCATCGCTTCAAGTGACGTGCCAGGCTTCTCCACCCAATGCATCAAGAAGTCCGTTTCTTTGAAGTTCGGAAGGAACTCTTCTCCTAAGCGAGGTAGCGCAACACCCGTTGCAGCAAACATAGCAATGAGGAACGCCATCGCCAGCTTAGGCCGCACGACCAGCCAGGGCAGCACTCGACGATAGCCGCCCTTCAATATCCGGGTCAGTGGGGCGTCAGTATGGCGTTCGCTGGATCCGGGTAGGAGCAAAAGGCAAAGAGCCGGCGTAACCGTCAGGGCGACGAGCAAGGAGGCGAGGATCGCTAAAACGTAGGAGAACGCCAGCGGTCGGAAGAACGTTCCAGCAAGTCCATCGAGAAAGAATACCGGCACAAAGACCAGAACGACGATCAAGCTAGCAAAGACAACGGCGCTCCGCACTTCTAGAGAAGCTTTCAGCACAACGCGTAGGGGAGGCAGCGGGTTCGGGGCAAGTCGATTGAGCCGCAATCGACGAACGATGTTCTCTACATCGATAATCGCATCATCAACCACCTCTCCAACCGCGATGACCAACCCGGCAAGGACCATGGTGTTCAAAGTTCCGCCCCGGAGATAAAGCACCACTGCGGCGGCCAGCAGCGACAGGGGTATAGCCGAGAGGCTGATCAAGGCAGTGCGCCAGTCAAAAAGGAACGTTATCAGGATGATCACCACCAAAAGACAACCCAGCACCAGAGCCTGAACCAGGTTGTGAAGAGAACGTTCGATGAACGTTGCAGGGCGGAAGATGGTCGGATCGATGTCCACGTCTTTCAGCCCTGGCCTCAGGGCGTCGAGCGCTGATTCCACCTGCTTCGTAACCTCGAGCGTATTGCCCCAAGGCTGCTTCTCCACGATGAGCAAGAGGCCCGGCGCATCATTGATCACCGCATCGCCGATGGGTGGAGGATGGCTCACGACCACATCGGCCACGTCACCCAAGCGCAGGGGCACTCCATTCGTAAATAGCACCACAGTCCGCGCCAGATCCTCAGGCGAATCGATCGCGGAAAGATGCCGGACGGGTAAACGCTGATTCTGGAGATCAACAAAGCCACCCGCCGCCACACTGGCTGCATCGGCTGCAGAGCGCATCACCGCATCGAGAGATACACCGTGCGCCGCGAGTTTATCGGGATCTACCAAGACTTGGTACTGCCGGTCTCGCTGGCCCCAGATCGCCACGTTCGCCACACCGGGCACGGCCATGAGGCGTGGTCGGATCGTCCACAGCGCCAGTTCCGACAGATCCATTTGCGAGAGTGTTTTGGACGAGACACCGATCTTCATCGCACGACTGGTGGAGGAGAGCGGAGACAGCAGGACCGGGGCATGGGCCACGATGGGGAGCCTAGGAGTCACCGTCGCCACCCGTTCCTGCACCAATTGACGCGCTCGCATTAAGTCTGTCCCCTCCTTAAAAATACAGACCACCGATGAGAGGCCGAGCACAGACTTCGAACGGAGAGTCTTGAGCCAAGCGACGCCGTTCACTGCGTTCTCCAAGGGCACGCTGACAAGACTTTCCACCTCCTCCGTCGAAAGCCCAGGCGCTTCGGTCTGAATCTCCACCAAGGGAGGAGCGAACTCCGGGAAGACATCCAAGGGCGTGGTGCGAACGGCGCGCATCCCGAAGACCACGAGAGCGGTGGCCAGCGCCAGAACGAGTATGCGCTGTTGCAGCGAGACTGCGATCAACCATTTCATCATAGAAAGAATTTGGCTGCGTTACTTCCCGGCTCCGAACTCCGTACCAAACAATTCGGCAACGCCAGTGGTAACGACAGCTGCACCCGGCTTTACGCTGCCTATGAGCGCCACCGAGTCGCCGAGGATGTGTCTCACCTGAACCCTTCGGCGCAGGTAGGTGTGGGGACTTGAATTCTCGTAGACCCAGGCTCCACCGTGGAGGTCGTGGACAAGGGCGGAAGCGCGCACAACCAGAGACTCTTCATCCTCCCGCAGCGGGAGTCGGATTCCCACCCGCTGCCCTAGGCGCAAAGCCGCCCCAAGGTTCTCAAACTCGTAGAATAGATCTACCGTGCTTCCGGAAGCAGTTGCTGAACTCGGCGTGGGGACGTGCTTGGCGCGCACGCGCGTGCTCGCATTGTCACCCGCCAAGGACGTGATCACCGCGTCAGCCTCCGCATCGAGCCTGTCGAGGTCGCCAACATAGATGGGCACCCGCAGCCAGGCGCGCACTGGATTCGATACCCCCAGGAGCGAAGGGCCCAAAAGGTCGCGGCGTGACTGAGCTGTGTTCAACCCGGTCTGTGCCAGTCCGACTTGTGCCCGAGCTTCGTCCAAGGTCCGGACGGTCCCCGCTTTGTCGCGCAGCATCTGCTCGGCACGCGCCAGCGCCGCTTTGGATGCGTCGAGCTGGACTTTCGCCTGCTCGATCTGACCATCGGCATCGATCTGCAGTTGTGCAATGCGCACCCCCTCAGCCAACGATAGCGCAGGAAGCATTGGATAGGAGGGTGAGAGCTGAGTCGAGTCTCCTCGGGAAACTGCAACGGGGAGGATAACCTCTGCGCTAAATAACCGCGTTCGGGGCAACTTCCGCCTTTCCAGAACCATCGTCTCGATACCAAGCCGCTTCTCCGCCTCAGGCGTGAGCGTCAGCGTGCCCAAATCCATCTCCTTGATTGGGGCGTGGATCTGCACAGGTGGAGGCGATTTCCCAGAATCGGCGGCGAAGCAACAGCATAGAGAGGCCAAGGCGATGAAGGCTGTGCAGATATGGACTCGCAGTAGAAGGAGCGTGGGTTTCATGTCGGAATCAGGGTTAAGGTGGTGAGTTAGGGGGCAAACGTTGGCCCACGCTTCGTTCCAACTCCGCCCGGGCACGGCGAAGTTCGGCCGCGGCGGTCGCGCTTTTCAGACGTGCATCCGCGAGCTTGCGACCGTTCTCCAGAACTGTGCGGGAAGTCTCGTTGCCAGCCGCGACTGATCTCTCGGCAAGCAACACCGCTTCCTCGAGAGAGGGCAGGATCTGTGTCTGCCAGGATTCGTAGCTTTCCTGAGCTTGAGCGAGGCGAGTATGGGCTTCACGAACCTCCAGCATGATCCTGTCTCGCAATGCGAGATATTGACGACTGGCTTTCTCGAACTTGGCCTTCGCGAGTGCCACCCCTCCTTGGTTCTGGTTGATGATGGGGATGGACACATCGAGAGCTGGACCGGTCAGAAAGTCGTTTCCCACCTCTTTCGCGTTGAGCGCGGCAGTCAGCGTATACACTTCACTGCGCGCCAGGCCGACACGACTGCCCGCCGCTTCGAGTCCCAGCCTGGCTGCGTAGAAGTCCGGTCGCGCCGATAGGGCATTCGTGAGGAGAAGATTCAACTCAGGAATATGGCTCACTTCGAGCGGAGAACTATGTAACTCCACGGACCGACTCTCCATTCCCAGCCCTGCCATCGACTTCACTCGCTCCAGAGCCAACAGATGCTCGTGAGTAGCACGATTCGACTGCTCTCGCGCCTGACTCACTTCGATCTGTCCACTCGTTGCCTCAAGCTCGCTCGCTTCGCCCGAACGAAGCCTTGCCTGGGTTTGTGTCAGCAAACCCTCCGCGAGAACGCGTAGGGTTTGAGCCAATTCCAGGCGCTCTCTCGCCAGTGTCAAATCTGTGCAGGCTAGGCGAGCATCCCGGATCAAATCCAATCCGCTCTGCACCAACCTCTGAGTGGCACGATCGTAGTCCAATTTCGCAGCGGCAATGCGACGGGGTCGCAGCCAGATGGCTTCGACCGGATACTTGGCGGTTAGTTCCAACGGTTTGGCCCCGATCGGGAGCAGCATGGACAGGGTCGGGTTAGGCAGCATCCCCGCCTGGACTACGTCGGCCCAGGAAAGTCCCAAGTCGGCCAGCATTTCCTGAAAAGCAGCATTTTTCCAAAGCGCCAAGGTCACAACTTCGTCCTCGCTCAAGCCATCCTCAAGAGTGACGGAGGGCGGAAAACTAGGCCTGTCATCCGAAGGTGCTGGCAGATCGAACCCAGTGCGACGCTGGAGTTCCGCCGAGACGGCTCCTCGGTTCTCCTTTGGGGTAGAGCAGCCTGCCAACCAGCAAAGCCCGGCAAACCAACAGAGCGCAAATTTGTTACTAAAACAGTCCATTGGCTTGATCACGGCTGGAGGGTTAACAGAATCCGACAGAACAATGCGTTGCCGGCGGGGATGCTGGTCGGACGCACTTTCACCCGTTCCCAAGACGAGTCGACTGGCTCGGTCTCGGCTACTTGTTCGAGTGTCCAATGGATCAAATCCGGAGAGAAAGCAACCGAGTATTCAAGGCCTACCATTGAGGGATTCTGGCGTCGGACATATTGGACTTGAAAGCTAGTTTCTCCCTCAATCGACGTGAACAAGCCCACCGGCAAGCCATTGGTGGCAGGCGGTAATGCGTCGTGCGTGTCCGCTCGCAGTGGGTTCAGGTTGTAGGCGAACTCGGATAGATTGTTCACCCCGTCCTGGTCTGGATCAGCCAGCGGCTCTCGGTCTGCAGACATCAGCCCGTGAGACGAGACCCATGCCTCATAGGGCGTGACAGGTAGCGAATAGACGATTTCCAGGCTGGGGCGAAAATTGGGCTCCTTCGCATTGTCACTCGATGTGAAAGTCCAACCGTCACCCGTCCCTGTACTGGAGGCTCGGATAGTCCACCCATGATTGGGCACGCCAGAACGATAAAGCTCAATATCCGATGACACATCGAGGAGAGATGGGGCTCCATCCACGTTGGGCACTGCGGAGAAGGATGCGTTACTTACGGCTTCGGTCCCATCTGCACTTACTCCCCCGTTGAGTCCACTCCAAGTATTTGTTGCATCCCAATCAATGAGCATGCGATGGAGCCCAAACAGGTCCTTGGAATCGAAGTCGCTGCTGGTTGTGTTCTTTGGAGTGTGCATCAGCAATTTCGCGGAGTGAATGACGGCGTTGGTTGGCACTTGTCCTTTTTTCGCGCCAAAGAGATTCTCAAAGCGGATGAGTACCTGGCTTTGTTGGGCTCCGGGGGAGCTGGAAGCATCAAGGTCTGCGTTGAGCTCCTCAGCAGTCGCCATGGAGAGGTCTGGGAAATCTTGCGACAACTGAGTGTCATGAGCGCCTGTATATCCGGCCAAGCCTTGACGGAAAGTGGCGACGAGGATCGGTGGGTCTGTCCGGAAAGGCCCAACGATGGGTCTCACCTGGGCGGCGGAACCCGCATGAGCCACTGAACCATACATTTCCTCGAGCGTTCGCAGGAGGTTGTGCAAGGTCCAGGCACCATTGACTGCAGTGCCATCCCGGAGATTTGCTCCGTAAAGAACCGTTGGAATCTGGTTGTCTTCTTTGTAGTCATCCTCATCCCAGGTGATGATCAGCAAGCTGTTGTTGCTCTTCGACCAAGCAGCGTAGTCCTGAAGGTTCTCCCGGATCCAATCATCCCCCTGCTTCCGCGATCCATCGTGCATATCATGAAGCTGATTCGGAATCACGAAGCTCACCGTAGGCAACTCACTAAAGTTGGTGGGGAACTGTGAGAACGAGCGGTTGACACTTTTGGGGAGTTGGTTGGAAGGGGTTGGGAGCACTTTCGCTACCCAGTTTGCCCAGGGGTTGTGCTTACGACGGTAGTAGATTCCGGGGCGCGTCGCCGTGTGGGGATCGTAATCGGCCCAATCCGTGTTGCCAGCGGTCTCCAATTCCTCGCTGAATCCCGCGAATGAGAAACCGGCAGCAATCAGTTCTGCTCCTAAATTTGGAGAGCGAAACGGGTATTTAGCTGTGCCGGTGATTGAGAAAACCGTTGGCAGGTTGTCATCCAGCACATCCTGGTTTGACCCTGAGAAGAGGTGTAGATAGTTCGGCTGGCTCGGGTGTTGAATCGCAAACATTGAGTTCATCCGCACTCCGCCCTTGGCTAGGAAGTTAATATAGGGCGCGTTGACAGTGTCGCCGATGATTTGACCCAAGGTTCGGTTTTCCTCCACCACGATCACTACATGATCGTAACGAGGGGGTAACGCATACATACGGGGAGTCAACAGCATAAGTCCCAAAAGGACCGCAACGGATCGGACGGAAGTAATACCATGATGAGCGCGACAATTCACCCTGCGATTGAGCCCCAGCAGGACGAATCTTTGCTGAAAGGACCATGACACTATTGTCATAATTCGTTAAACCCGACGTTGCTCCGAGAGCCCAAGTCCCCAATGAGCATGAGCTTTAAGACAAACCTCTATTGCTGAAGGATACGGTAGAAGCGCACTGGGATGCCTGGGTCGAAAGGATCTGTCTGAACCACGGTGTGAGTTGAGGGCTCCGAGGGGATGGTGAATACGGTTTGCCAGCTTCCAACTTCGAGTGAGTCGCGAGACTGCAAAACATAGGTTACCCCTGCGGCGGCTTCAAAAGTCAATTCAACAAGACCTGGTTGTATCATTGCAATGCGAGTAAAGCGCGGAGCCACTCCAACGGTCCATTCGACGCTAGTAATGGATCCATCCTCGTAGAACCGAGGATCATTTTGGTAGAGCCCACTGTCCAAGCGACCGATCACTTCCAAACGATGATTACCGTCGGCAATAGCGTTCAGAGAGATGGGATTCGAAATCGCTGCTTCGCTGCTCCAGCCCCCGCCATCGAGCCTCCAACGGTAGTGTGTGTAGCCTGCTCCAACGGGCCATCCATCGGAAGGGGCTTTCGGAGCTGCCCAGTGTGGACCGACAGAGAAATCGGCTTTTCTCGGATTGTCTGGCGAGCCCAGAACGCGTCTAAGTGTCACTCCAAACTTGTGTCCAAATCCGGCGTCCGACCCATTGGGACCCACTCCGGTCGCCGGCGACGATGCGGACAGAGCGAACCAGTCTTTGATTGCTTGCGCCTCTTCCCAGGTTGCGAACCGGGTTTCCGCCAACGTGGGGATCCGCTTCAGCATCGGGTCAGTCAATCGATTCCCCGATCCTGGTCCGTTCCACGCCTCGGGAATAAAGTTGTTCAGGAGTGTGACGCTGGTCGCCGATCCATCATAGTTCCGAACAACCTGTTCAGCATCGACCGCAATGTTTCCCTCAAGGTAATATCCTTTGGCAAAAGTCGTCGGGGAAGGCGTCGTGTCACGGACATTAATCACGCCCGAGCCACCATCGACTCCTCCGACCCGAGTGGTGTGAACGATGGTGTTATTGCCCATCACGTAGAAGTTGCCC
Proteins encoded in this window:
- a CDS encoding efflux RND transporter permease subunit, whose translation is MMKWLIAVSLQQRILVLALATALVVFGMRAVRTTPLDVFPEFAPPLVEIQTEAPGLSTEEVESLVSVPLENAVNGVAWLKTLRSKSVLGLSSVVCIFKEGTDLMRARQLVQERVATVTPRLPIVAHAPVLLSPLSSTSRAMKIGVSSKTLSQMDLSELALWTIRPRLMAVPGVANVAIWGQRDRQYQVLVDPDKLAAHGVSLDAVMRSAADAASVAAGGFVDLQNQRLPVRHLSAIDSPEDLARTVVLFTNGVPLRLGDVADVVVSHPPPIGDAVINDAPGLLLIVEKQPWGNTLEVTKQVESALDALRPGLKDVDIDPTIFRPATFIERSLHNLVQALVLGCLLVVIILITFLFDWRTALISLSAIPLSLLAAAVVLYLRGGTLNTMVLAGLVIAVGEVVDDAIIDVENIVRRLRLNRLAPNPLPPLRVVLKASLEVRSAVVFASLIVVLVFVPVFFLDGLAGTFFRPLAFSYVLAILASLLVALTVTPALCLLLLPGSSERHTDAPLTRILKGGYRRVLPWLVVRPKLAMAFLIAMFAATGVALPRLGEEFLPNFKETDFLMHWVEKPGTSLEAMRRITVSVSKELRTVPGVRNFGSHIGRAEVADEVVGPNFTELWISLDPSVDYDPTVAKIQEIVDGYPGLYRDLLTYLKERIKEVLTGASATVVVRLYGPDMQVLREKAQEINRSVSGIKGVVNLKVEPQILVPHIQIRVKTEVAASFGLTPGNIRRAATTLIKGTKVGEVYRDQKSFDVTVWGVEQVRSDLQSLREIAIETPSGAHVPLGDLADLEIAPTPNEIKRENASRRIDVTCNVAGSDLGTVAREIQSRVLGLSFDQGYHPEFLGEYAARQSSRSRLLWLGACSVLGILILLHVDFRSMWLVLLLGLTLPFALIGGVAGAFLSGGGLSLGSMVGFVTVLGIAARNGIMLLSHYRHLEQVESQSFGIPLILRGAEERLTPILMTASCAALALLPLVIKGNIPGHEIEYPMAVVILGGLVTSTLLNLFLMPTLMLRFGKRVVGVAKSKN
- a CDS encoding TolC family protein; this translates as MDCFSNKFALCWFAGLCWLAGCSTPKENRGAVSAELQRRTGFDLPAPSDDRPSFPPSVTLEDGLSEDEVVTLALWKNAAFQEMLADLGLSWADVVQAGMLPNPTLSMLLPIGAKPLELTAKYPVEAIWLRPRRIAAAKLDYDRATQRLVQSGLDLIRDARLACTDLTLARERLELAQTLRVLAEGLLTQTQARLRSGEASELEATSGQIEVSQAREQSNRATHEHLLALERVKSMAGLGMESRSVELHSSPLEVSHIPELNLLLTNALSARPDFYAARLGLEAAGSRVGLARSEVYTLTAALNAKEVGNDFLTGPALDVSIPIINQNQGGVALAKAKFEKASRQYLALRDRIMLEVREAHTRLAQAQESYESWQTQILPSLEEAVLLAERSVAAGNETSRTVLENGRKLADARLKSATAAAELRRARAELERSVGQRLPPNSPP
- a CDS encoding DNRLRE domain-containing protein, with amino-acid sequence MYALPPRYDHVVIVVEENRTLGQIIGDTVNAPYINFLAKGGVRMNSMFAIQHPSQPNYLHLFSGSNQDVLDDNLPTVFSITGTAKYPFRSPNLGAELIAAGFSFAGFSEELETAGNTDWADYDPHTATRPGIYYRRKHNPWANWVAKVLPTPSNQLPKSVNRSFSQFPTNFSELPTVSFVIPNQLHDMHDGSRKQGDDWIRENLQDYAAWSKSNNSLLIITWDEDDYKEDNQIPTVLYGANLRDGTAVNGAWTLHNLLRTLEEMYGSVAHAGSAAQVRPIVGPFRTDPPILVATFRQGLAGYTGAHDTQLSQDFPDLSMATAEELNADLDASSSPGAQQSQVLIRFENLFGAKKGQVPTNAVIHSAKLLMHTPKNTTSSDFDSKDLFGLHRMLIDWDATNTWSGLNGGVSADGTEAVSNASFSAVPNVDGAPSLLDVSSDIELYRSGVPNHGWTIRASSTGTGDGWTFTSSDNAKEPNFRPSLEIVYSLPVTPYEAWVSSHGLMSADREPLADPDQDGVNNLSEFAYNLNPLRADTHDALPPATNGLPVGLFTSIEGETSFQVQYVRRQNPSMVGLEYSVAFSPDLIHWTLEQVAETEPVDSSWERVKVRPTSIPAGNALFCRILLTLQP